The Haloarcula sp. H-GB4 genome segment CGCCGTCAACCGGCCAGTCGCTCGTGCTCGTCGCCCATCAGGACACCAACGGGAACCAGCAACTCGACTACCGCTTCGGCGACAGTTCGGGGGCTCCAGACCGGCCATATGCGTCGTCGACGGCTGGCGAGAACGTCACCGTCGAGTACACGGTCGAGTGACGCTGGATTTACAGTGCCCAATCGGGTAGGAGGCGCTGATGGAGTTCGCCGCCTTCGCCGACCGTGCCGAAGCAATAGAAGCCGAGAGCGCCGACACCGCGATAACCGAGGCGGTGACCGACCTGTTCACCGACGCGGGGCCGGACCTCTCGACGCTCGCTCGCTTCGTCCAGGGTCGGGTGTTTCCGGCCTACGAGTCCCGCACGCTCGACATCGGGCCGCGGCTCTGCTACGAGGCGATTGCCCGGGCGGCCGGTCAGAACATCAGCGCTGACGACGTGGAGAAGCGCCTGGCCGACATGGGTGAGATCGGAGCCGTCGCAGCCAGCTACGATCTCGGCGGTCAGCAAGGACTCGCCGCGTTCGGCGCTGGTGGCGGAGGAGACGACGCGCTGACCGTCGCGGAACTCGACGCCGAGCTACGGGAGCTGGCCGCTGTCGACGGCAGCGGAAGCCAAGGGACAAAAGTCGACATTCTCTTTGGCCTGTTCTCGCGGTGCTCGTCGACGGAGGCCGGCTACCTCGCCCGACTCGTCCTCTCGGAGATGCGTATCGGCGTCGGCGAGGGGACGGTTCGGGACGCCGTCGCGGCGGCCTTCGACGTGCCGGTCGAGTCCGTCGAACGAGCCGTACAGGTGTCAAACGACTATGGCATGGTCGCCGAAGTGGCCCGCGACGAGGGCAAGTCCGGACTGGCGACCATCACGCTGGAAATCGGTCGCCCCGTTCAGGCGATGCTGGCACAGGCGGGCACGGTCGCTGGCGCGCTCGAAGACTGGGACCGCGCCGCGGTCGAGTGGAAGTACGACGGCGCTCGCGTGCAGGTCCACTTCGACGGCGAGGACGCGCGGCTGTTCTCTCGGAACATGGAGGAAGTCACAGACCCGCTCCCGGAGGTCGTCGATACCGTCGAGTCGACGCTGGACGCACCGGCAATCCTCGACGGCGAAGTGGTCGCGGTCGACGCCGACGGCGACCCGCTCCCGTTTCAGGAGGTGCTGCGGCGCTTCCGCCGGAAACACGATGTGGCCGCGGCACGCGAAGACGTGGCTGTCCGCCTGCACGCCTTCGACTGTCTGCACGCCGCCGGTGAGGACCTGCTCGACGCCCCACTGGAGACCCGACATGACCGCCTCGAATCGCTGTTCCCGGCTGACAACGATGTCGTTTCCCAGATGTGGCTCTCGGACGACCCCGATGAGATTGAAGACCTGGAAACGGCGGCCCTCGCCGCCGGACGGGAGGGCATCATGCTGAAAGACCCGACCGCAGCCTACTCGCCAGGGAAGCGGGGCAAGCACTGGCGCAAGCGCAAACCCGACGTAGAGACGCTTGACTGCGTCGTCACCGGCGCGGAGTGGGGCGAGGGTCGCCGGGCGAACGTGCTCGGCTCATTCGAGCTTTCTGTCCGAACTGACGACAGCTACGCCACCGTCGGCAACGTCGCGACCGGTATCACCGACGAGGAACTGGACGACCTGACCGAGCGGTTCGAAACCCACATCCGACGCGAGGATGGCCGCGACGTAACTCTCGAACCGGCGGTCGTCTTCGAGGTGGGTTACGAGGAGATACAGGCTTCGCAGTCCTACGCCTCGGGCTACGCGCTTCGGTTCCCGCGGTTCCTCTCGGTCCGCGCGGACAAGACGCCTGACAGCGCCGACTCGCTGGCGCGGGTCGAGCGGCTAGCCGAGTCACAGTAGCGCCACTGGGGCTGTTTCGAGACGGACCGACACGCGTAATGGGCGTCTCCAAGAACAACCGTTCATGACAGTCAGACACGACGGCATCACTGCGGAGTGGCTCGGCTACGCGACCCTGCGGCTGGAAGGCGAGGACACGGTCGTCTACTTCGACCCCGGTCGGTACGGCGTCCTCACCGGAGAGTGGGAGCCAGACACGCCCGGCATCGGCCACCCGCCGACGCAGGACTACGCCCCCGAGGACGGCGACATCGTCTGTGTGACTCACATCCACCACTACGACCCCGATGGCATCCGCCGCGTCGCGAGTGAGGACGCCACTGTCGTCGCGTTCGAGGGTATCAACGTCCACGCCACCGACCGCGACCTCGACCGCCTCGCCGATCTCGACTACGAGGTCCGCAAGGTGTCGATGGAGGCCGACGTGCTGGTCGATGATGTCCCAATCTGGACCATGCCGGCGTACAACCACGAAGACGGCCGGAATGTGAAAGACGACGGCAGCCCCATCCACCCGAGGGGCATCGGCTGTGGCTTCCTCGTCTCGCTGGACGACACCCGCGTGTTCTGGCCCGGCGACACCGACGTACTGGACGGCCACGCCGAACTCGACGTGTCGCTGTTCGTCCCCACTATCGCCAAGAACTACACGATGAACCGCCACGAGGCCGCTGATCTCGCCGAAGAGATGGACCCTGACCTCGTGTTGCCGATGCACTACAACACGTTTGAGTCGCTGGAAGCGGACTCCGGTGCGTTTGCCGAGGACGTCGCCAAACGCGGGGTCCCGGTCGTCTTGGACGAAAGCTAGCTGGTGCAACAGCCAGACCACGTGACCTGAGACGACGGGCACCCAACTTCACCTGTCAGTCAAAACAGTATTAAATCGCTCATAGGAACACGACTGTGATGGAGCGCTCCAGCAAACGAGCAGGAGAGGCACGGTCCTCGACTGATCGAGCGCCCTCATTTGGGCACCTACTGCTAGTCTGGGTCCTCACTGGGTCGTCCCTCTGGTCTCTCGGCGCTACGGTGGCTGATGCGATTCAGGTCGAACTTCCGCTATCGACAATGGGGACAGGCTTGCTGTTCGGAACGGTCGTCGTCGTGCTGTTCTGGATAGCCGGCTTTCAACCCTCACTCGCGGCCAGTTTCGGGTATTTCGTTACTGAACAGGTCATCAACATAGTCCTGCTTTTCGGCACCATCTTTCTCTTCGTTCCGCCCTCTACACCGTGGGCCACGGCTGTGCTCCAGTTCAGTTCGATCTGTCTCGCTGCGACGCTGGTGTTTACGCCCGTCGGGAAGCAGATACGGAACTCTTTCCAGCGATCTGTCCGTTCTTTGCTTAAACTACCGCCCCAGAAGCAGTCGGCCAATCACGATTGATTCGTCGCCACGCAGAATCAGGCCAAACACAATCGGGTTCGCTGCTACTCAGATAGTGGATCGATCATACGCCTCCGACTGCACTGATTTCACTCGACAGAAAGTACTTACCGAGCGACTGGAGTTAGATTGTCAATGCCCTCCTCTCGTCGGCGATACCTTCGTGGCTGTGCCGCGACCCTCGGACTGGCAACCGCTGGCTGCCTCGGTTCGAACGAGTCTAGAGAGACAACACCGACAGAAACCGAGGCAATGACGGAATCAAAGACTGAGACTGCCACCCCCACACAGAGCAAGGAAACGGAATCGTTTGTCGCCTGGCAGCAGTCGCTTGAATCTAAAGTCACGGCCCAACCAGCCAGTACGGACGACAGCGTCTACGTCGGCACAAAGTCGGGAACCGTCAAATCGCTCGCAACTGCAGGCGGGAGCCAGCAGTGGTCGTACGACGCGAGCGATGGCATCCGCTCGCAGCCGATACGCGTCGGGAACAGCGTATTCGTCGTAAGCGGGAAAGAGGGGCTGTACAAGGATCACATCGTCGTCGCACTCGACACCGAAACTGGTTCGAAGCAGTGGACGTTCGCTCCCGGAGAGTGGTGGCTGGAGCTGCTTGGCGCGACCGAGGATATGGTGTACGTCGGGACGAACACCGACGCCCCGTCGAAGCAGGGGCGAACGCTCTACGCGCTCGCTGTTTCTGATGGGTCGGTACAATGGTCCGGCGAAGTCGGTGACCAATACGGGGCAGTTTTGGATAACGGGACGATATACGTGGCCTCGCGCGGCCGATTCTACGCGTACGACACTGAGACCGGTGAGCAACGGTGGGCCACTGACGTTTCGGATTACTACTTCCAGACGATGGTTGCCACCGACGGCACCCTCTGTTACGCCGCTGATGTGGACGAGACCCACGGCACGCTACTCGGTGTGGCCGCCGACACTGGCGAGACGCTCTGGACCCACGGAGAAGGGTCCATCGCATCGACGACGCTCCACGACGGGACGCTCTACGTTGGTGGGACACACGTCGCCGCGCTCGACCCGACGACTGGCGAGCAACGGTGGCGAACGGACCAGTCTGGGTACGTCCAACAGGCCCCGGTTCAGAACGGGACTCTCTATACGGGTGGCGACGTGGTTCGCGGTCACGACAGTAGTACCGGCGAACTGGACTGGACGTGGAGGCCGGAGACGAATGTTAAAGGGGTAGTGCCGGCGGCAGTCGTGTCTGATACACTGTACGTGGACTCATGGGCGTACGGCGATCCACGGAATCGGTTCAAGTTTGCGCTCGATATGAACGCTGAGACGAAACAGTGGGCGTTCGATGTTGAACGCGAGCTGACCGACCTGTCTTTCGGGAAACAATGGGCGTACGTCGCTGCAGAAGACACTGTGTACGCGCTAGAATAGCCGGAAAGCCGTCCGCCGATGCCGCGTCTACAGCACGCCCATCTCGTCCAGCCGTTCGGGCAGGTACGTCTCCGTCACGAAGTCGAGCCCCCGAGACGCGAGCGCCTGCTGCTCGGCCTTCTTGTTGATGTCGAGCTGGAGTTCGATCTGCTCCTCCCAGAAATCGGTCTGGAAGCGCGGGTCCTCCAGTTCGCTCTCTAAAGCGTTGACATCGGAGTCCGCCAGCGGGTCCGTCGGCAGTTCGTACTCGACGATGTCCTCCGGGCGGATGCCGATGAACTGCGCTTCGGGCGTCGCCAGATACTCCGAGAGATGCGCGCTCTTGATAGAGCCATAGGAGACCGACCCGAAGATGCGGTACGACCACGGGTCACCGTCAGTGAACACCGTAACCGGGAGGTCGAGTTCGTCGTGGAGGCGCTTGATGAGCCGTCGGGTCGCCCGCGCTGGCTGACCGCCGAGGTGGACGACCAGCGCGTCGTACTCGTCGTCGAAGCCGTTCTCGACGAGTCGGTCGCGCATGCCACCGGTCTCTACGCAGAGGACGAACTTCGCGTCGTTGTCGAGGAACTCGATGGTGTCGGGGTTGTTCGGGATCTGGTAGCCGCCCTGCCCCACGTCGTCCTGACAGTGGATTTCGCGGTCCCCGCGGTTGGTCTGCTCGCGGAGGAGCAGTGGCCCCATTACCTTCGCTCCGGATTCTTCCGGGCGCATGTGGAAGTCCTCACGCTTGACATCGGAGACGATTTCCAGATCCTCGATGAGGTTGTTCGACTCATCTTGCGTGTTGAACTGGGCCTCGTCGAGGTCCCAGGACTCAGAGAGGTAGTACAGTTCACGCAGGGTCGATGAGCGGTCTTCCTCCAGTTGCTGGGAGAGGAAATCGATGGTGTAGACGGCCTTCAGAATCTTCTCGGCCCCGGATATCGTCTTTGCCGACCGGGTGGAGTTCCGGTCACCGTACACCCAGACCTGCTCGTCCTCGTCGAAGACGATGTTGGACTTGGTCCGGGTCGGGATAGTCATTGTCGGGACCTCGCCGTCGGCGAACTGGTCGTAGAAGTCCGCCGCGAGGTCGATGAGTTGCTCGCGCGCTTCCTCGGTGTCGGGTGTGGTGTCTGAGTCGGTGCTCATATCAGGCGTTCACCGTGAGTTTCTCCTCTTCGATACCGTCGACCGAGACGGTGAACTCGGCCTCGTCGGTCACGCTGTATTCAAGGACAGCGGTCTCGCCGGCTGCCACTGTCGGAGACCACTTGACGAACCACTCGCCGTCCATTTCGACGACCGATGCGCCGTTGGTGACCTGTGGTTCGGCGGTGACGATGTCGGTCAGTTCCACGTCCGCGTTCGTGTCGTCGTTGTTCTCGATGCGGACCCGGACCGTGTCGTCCTCAACCTCGCGCTCGACGAGGACGTTGTTCATGATACGGGCCAGCGAGTCGTCGATGTGCAGCTCGTCGTTGTCGGTGACTTCGGTGAGCTTATCGGCCATCTCCGGCAGGATGGTCGCGAGCTTGTCCTGCTTCTCGCGGCGCTGTTGCATCGAGCGGCGCTTGTTCAAGTAGCTCTTGAGTTCGCGAGCGGCCTCCCGGATGGCGAGTTCGATCTCGTCTTCCATCTCGGGGACGTTGGCGATGGCGTCCTTGGACTCGCTGGTGAAGGGCACGTTTGTCGAGGCGACGTGAACCATGATGACGGCCGGTCCCTTCGGGATGCCGGAGCCGCCGGGCTGGTCAAGATTGTAGTTGCGCCAGCGGATGGACTTCACAACGTCAGTCGTCGCACAGGCCCCGCGCTGGTATACCAGCGGTACGCGGTTGGCGAACCGCATCACGTCGACGGTTCCCTCGCTTTCGAGTTCACCGCCGTAGGCGATACCCGCCTCGACGATGAACGGGTCGCCGCCGTGGACCGACGCATCCCGCGTCGAGGCGGCATAAAAGTCCGCGTCGAACTCCTTCCGAAGTCCTTCCTCGACCAGTTCCGCGCTGATGGGGGAGAGACAGTCCGTCGGCGGTGCGATAATGTCCGTCTCGCGCATCGCCGACAGAAGTTCACTCGCGGTATCGCGGTCGTCGGCGATATCGGAGACCTTTGGCGGCTCCTCCGGGACACCCTCAGCGGCCATCCAGAGCGCTTCGAAGACGTTCTCGCGGGCCGTCTCACCGAAGGTGGCGTCATCTTGCTCCTCGGTCATGTCGGCTGCGCGGTCGATGTAGTCACGGAGTTCGTCGCGGGTTAGCCGGTGGCGGCCGTCGTCGTCGAACTTGTCGGCCAGTCGGCTCGCCAGCCCCTCGATTGCGGCGTCGTCCTTACGTTTCGTTGTCACTTCATCAACGAGGGCGTAGAGGTCGCTCGATAGAGTATCGCTGACGGCATCCCAGGCGGCTTCGACGGCGTTTTTTCGAACTGT includes the following:
- the ligA gene encoding ATP-dependent DNA ligase LigA translates to MEFAAFADRAEAIEAESADTAITEAVTDLFTDAGPDLSTLARFVQGRVFPAYESRTLDIGPRLCYEAIARAAGQNISADDVEKRLADMGEIGAVAASYDLGGQQGLAAFGAGGGGDDALTVAELDAELRELAAVDGSGSQGTKVDILFGLFSRCSSTEAGYLARLVLSEMRIGVGEGTVRDAVAAAFDVPVESVERAVQVSNDYGMVAEVARDEGKSGLATITLEIGRPVQAMLAQAGTVAGALEDWDRAAVEWKYDGARVQVHFDGEDARLFSRNMEEVTDPLPEVVDTVESTLDAPAILDGEVVAVDADGDPLPFQEVLRRFRRKHDVAAAREDVAVRLHAFDCLHAAGEDLLDAPLETRHDRLESLFPADNDVVSQMWLSDDPDEIEDLETAALAAGREGIMLKDPTAAYSPGKRGKHWRKRKPDVETLDCVVTGAEWGEGRRANVLGSFELSVRTDDSYATVGNVATGITDEELDDLTERFETHIRREDGRDVTLEPAVVFEVGYEEIQASQSYASGYALRFPRFLSVRADKTPDSADSLARVERLAESQ
- a CDS encoding MBL fold metallo-hydrolase, whose amino-acid sequence is MTVRHDGITAEWLGYATLRLEGEDTVVYFDPGRYGVLTGEWEPDTPGIGHPPTQDYAPEDGDIVCVTHIHHYDPDGIRRVASEDATVVAFEGINVHATDRDLDRLADLDYEVRKVSMEADVLVDDVPIWTMPAYNHEDGRNVKDDGSPIHPRGIGCGFLVSLDDTRVFWPGDTDVLDGHAELDVSLFVPTIAKNYTMNRHEAADLAEEMDPDLVLPMHYNTFESLEADSGAFAEDVAKRGVPVVLDES
- a CDS encoding PQQ-like beta-propeller repeat protein, with amino-acid sequence MPSSRRRYLRGCAATLGLATAGCLGSNESRETTPTETEAMTESKTETATPTQSKETESFVAWQQSLESKVTAQPASTDDSVYVGTKSGTVKSLATAGGSQQWSYDASDGIRSQPIRVGNSVFVVSGKEGLYKDHIVVALDTETGSKQWTFAPGEWWLELLGATEDMVYVGTNTDAPSKQGRTLYALAVSDGSVQWSGEVGDQYGAVLDNGTIYVASRGRFYAYDTETGEQRWATDVSDYYFQTMVATDGTLCYAADVDETHGTLLGVAADTGETLWTHGEGSIASTTLHDGTLYVGGTHVAALDPTTGEQRWRTDQSGYVQQAPVQNGTLYTGGDVVRGHDSSTGELDWTWRPETNVKGVVPAAVVSDTLYVDSWAYGDPRNRFKFALDMNAETKQWAFDVERELTDLSFGKQWAYVAAEDTVYALE
- a CDS encoding DNA topoisomerase IV subunit A, which gives rise to MSTDSDTTPDTEEAREQLIDLAADFYDQFADGEVPTMTIPTRTKSNIVFDEDEQVWVYGDRNSTRSAKTISGAEKILKAVYTIDFLSQQLEEDRSSTLRELYYLSESWDLDEAQFNTQDESNNLIEDLEIVSDVKREDFHMRPEESGAKVMGPLLLREQTNRGDREIHCQDDVGQGGYQIPNNPDTIEFLDNDAKFVLCVETGGMRDRLVENGFDDEYDALVVHLGGQPARATRRLIKRLHDELDLPVTVFTDGDPWSYRIFGSVSYGSIKSAHLSEYLATPEAQFIGIRPEDIVEYELPTDPLADSDVNALESELEDPRFQTDFWEEQIELQLDINKKAEQQALASRGLDFVTETYLPERLDEMGVL
- a CDS encoding DNA topoisomerase VI subunit B, which gives rise to MTSYQSRLGEGEGIAEELAESQRAISIAEFFEKNKHMLGFDSEARALVTAVKEAVDNALDACEEAGILPDIYVEIQESGDYYKLVVEDNGPGITKEQAPKIFGKLLYGSRFHAREQNRGQQGIGISAAVLYSQLTSGKPAKITSRPKGQDEAQYFELIVDTDTNEPEISVDETTTWERPHGTRIELEMEANMRARSTLRDYIQDTAVVNPHARVEFDEPGLDESLKFERAERAELPDETEEIRPHPHGVELGTLLKMLEATDSYSVSGFMQEEFTRVGGKTADSVIANFNDRHYGRGMAWQPPKVNEDADIESAVEDAVANKGAETTATFAAAVSDAIHDRDRVAYHEVESIVDSAAEDAEADGDTTFGATVRKNAVEAAWDAVSDTLSSDLYALVDEVTTKRKDDAAIEGLASRLADKFDDDGRHRLTRDELRDYIDRAADMTEEQDDATFGETARENVFEALWMAAEGVPEEPPKVSDIADDRDTASELLSAMRETDIIAPPTDCLSPISAELVEEGLRKEFDADFYAASTRDASVHGGDPFIVEAGIAYGGELESEGTVDVMRFANRVPLVYQRGACATTDVVKSIRWRNYNLDQPGGSGIPKGPAVIMVHVASTNVPFTSESKDAIANVPEMEDEIELAIREAARELKSYLNKRRSMQQRREKQDKLATILPEMADKLTEVTDNDELHIDDSLARIMNNVLVEREVEDDTVRVRIENNDDTNADVELTDIVTAEPQVTNGASVVEMDGEWFVKWSPTVAAGETAVLEYSVTDEAEFTVSVDGIEEEKLTVNA